In Bactrocera oleae isolate idBacOlea1 chromosome 3, idBacOlea1, whole genome shotgun sequence, a genomic segment contains:
- the loh gene encoding thrombospondin type-1 domain-containing protein 4 isoform X2 — protein sequence MLEKLFLAFLAIHATGIITGLSANSGSVSCGGLICRPITGIFTRDPLPEDAYVHVATIPAGSSNISIIELGNSINLLVLRTPDQKYIFNGDNVASDSGAYEAVGAVFDYHRIDGLQHGDGVTEWITCLGPIREMLELMIYSKSSNPGIKYEYLLPITSDSEENELSVESEGFLKNGPEESFASNSRSGRRRRFNWKVVGFSACSKTCGGGIQTPIVRCVRENPVRYYSQRRCMHSEKPMLNENLLRCNTQPCPAYWRIEDWSECHCQQGEGYRERDISCVQELASGIVIHVDNSACIDEMPNPRKPCDCPKNRRRSHAARYRTAHAGANGTNHRGRDKNDKSGFWLMSDWNQFCSVECGAGVEYRTIFCDRTKPNTDRCDSRTTPEMTRPCERERDCDKGEWFTGPWSPCNGNCFNLTRSRAVYCIHNHEIVKDADCKPELKPQLGENCSHEEVEYCGPRWHYSEWTECSKSCDGGTQRRSVKCLEYDEREAAMRESAKCRYSLREPIYRSCNTQRCDEPHLELLQNDVAISCVDEFNNCQWAVKAKLCNYDYYKQNCCYSCGAA from the exons ATGTTGGAGAAGCTGTTTTTGGCTTTCTTG gCCATCCATGCCACTGGGATCATCACTGGACTCTCGGCTAACAGTGGGTCAGTCAGCTGTGGCGGTTTGATTTGCCGACCAATTACGGGTATCTTTACTCGTGATCCTTTACCAGAAGACGCTTACGTGCACGTAGCCACAATACCAGCAGGATCttcaaatatttctataattGAACTGGGAAACAGCATAAATTTGCTcg TGCTGCGTACACCCGAtcagaaatatatattcaatGGCGATAATGTGGCTTCAGATAGTGGCGCCTATGAAGCTGTGGGTGCCGTTTTCGACTACCATCGTATAGATGGATTACAGCATGGCGATGGTGTCACCGAATGGATTACTTGTTTGGGACCCATTAGAGAAATGCTAGAGTTAATG ATATATAGCAAATCTTCGAATCCGGGTATCAAGTATGAGTATCTGCTGCCTATCACATCAGACTCCGAGGAGAATGAGTTATCAGTAGAAAGTGAAGGCTTCTTGAAAAATGGTCCAGAGGAAAGTTTTGCAAGTAATTCGCGGTCGGGTCGAAGACGTCGCTTCAATTGGAAAGTTGTTGGCTTCAGCGCCTGTTCCAAAACTTGCGGAGGCGGCATACAAACACCAATTGTGCGTTGTGTTCGCGAGAATCCCGTTCGCTACTATTCGCAACGCCGTTGCATGCATTCTGAAAAACCAATGCTTAATGAAAATCTTCTGCGCTGTAATACCCAGCCTTGTCCCGCATATTGGCGCATAGAGGACTGGAGTGAATGCCATTGTCAACAGGGCGAAGGTTATCGTGAGCGTGATATAAGCTGTGTGCAAGAACTCGCTTCCGGTATTGTTATACACGTTGACAACTCAGCGTGTATCGATGAGATGCCTAATCCGCGCAAACCATGCGACTGTCCAAAGAATAGACGGCGTTCACATGCTGCCCGCTATCGTACGGCACATGCGGGGGCCAACGGCACTAATCATCGTGGGCGCGATAAGAACGACAAATCTGGCTTTTGGTTAATGTCCGATTGGAATCAGTTCTGTTCGGTTGAATGTGGTGCAGGTGTCGAATATCGCACGATATTCTGTGATCGTACAAAGCCGAATACTGATCGTTGTGACTCGCGTACTACGCCAGAAATGACTCGTCCATGTGAACGAGAACGTGATTGCGACAAAGGTGAATGGTTCACAGGTCCGTGGTCACCATGTAATGGTAACTGCTTCAATTTGACACGCAGTCGAGCCGTCTACTGCATACACAATCATGAAATAGTTAAGGATGCGGATTGTAAGCCTGAATTAAAACCACAGTTGGGGGAGAATTGTTCGCACGAAGAAGTGGAATATTGTGGACCACGTTGGCATTACTCTGAATGGACAGAG TGTTCGAAATCGTGTGATGGCGGCACTCAACGACGTTCGGTCAAATGCTTAGAGTACGATGAACGCGAGGCAGCAATGCGTGAGTCGGCGAAGTGTCGGTATTCTCTGCGTGAACCGATCTATCGCAGTTGTAACACTCAAAGATGCGATG AACCGCATTTAGAGTTACTGCAAAATGATGTTGCAATCTCCTGTGTGGACGAGTTCAACAACTGTCAGTGGGCTGTCAAGGCGAAGCTCTGCAATTATGATTACTACAAGCAAAATTGCTGTTACTCCTGTGGTGCCGCCTAA
- the ppk10 gene encoding sodium channel protein Nach, translated as MYIQVQVQPTNQKPQSNTKWQAICGNFRWLKGIGLYIKNYFTESCIHGFAYLVKEQLILIEHFFVKTHESVFWLLLLLVSVGMCTFTGLQAVDKYKSKSTVMGLQRDFYFWRTPIPSFTVCPMRRLSQELFDKYCHKKKITGQPKEDLYIFLETLANSTYFNFANITVRPSIDSTLDRLRLRPAQYMSLIYNLTFDFTQKEEGREHIKLNDGFQNFFVRQVLTEFGICYLSNSYLHAEYTARYFLFGKYPKIDKENVKMLLGSYFDSALLILSVPKAFGSIGVFIHSSHDALKIEQKFFYTNEAVYYKAETREIVAEDGFEKSTTVAQRNCRFPHESNLKHFEIYTKSFCMQECRLNLVYKKCKCIPHFYPNRIKNPKPICSYTTLKSCVAKNAESFRRLHSSRARKTVHCHCVDSCFNSIVVVKSAEVLANLNIFQTGFTVGLEVTTWPLELLKRQVIFTFTDLLVAVGGAAGLFLGFSVLGAIEFFYYFSLRLLWYLRGYRY; from the exons atgtatatacaagtacaagtgCAGCCGACTAATCAAAAGCCGCAATCGAACACAAAATGGCAGGCGATTTGTGGAAATTTTCGCTGGCTGAAGGGCATTGGAttgtatatcaaaaattatttcaccGAAAGTTGCATACATGGATTTGCATATTTGGTTAAAGAGCAGCTGATTTTGATTGAACA ttTCTTCGTTAAAACCCACGAAAGTGTGTTTTGGCTGTTACTCTTATTAGTATCTGTGGGCATGTGCACCTTTACGGGTCTGCAGGCGGTGGATAAATATAAGTCCAAAAGCACCGTTATGGGTCTACAACGTGATTTCTACTTCTGGCGCACACCAATACCCAGTTTCACTGTGTGCCCTATGCGCCGTCTAAGTCAAGAGCTCTTCGATAAATATTGTCA caaaaagaaaatcacGGGTCAGCCGAAAGAGGATCTGTATATCTTCCTTGAGACTTTGGCCAACTCAACATATTTTAACTTCGCCAATATAACTGTACGTCCGAGCATCGATAGCACCTTGGATCGCTTGCGTTTGCGACCTGCGCAGTATATGTCACTGATATATAACTTAACCTTCGACTTCACGCAGAAGGAGGAAGGAAGGGAACACATCAAGCTGAATGATGGctttcagaatttttttgtgCGTCAGGTGCTCACCGAATTTGGTATTTGCTACTTGAGTAACAGCTACTTACACGCTGAGTACACAGCACGCtattttttgtttggaaaatatCCGAAGATTGACAAGGAAAATGTTAAAATGTTGTTAGGTAGCTACTTCGATAGCGCATTGTTGATTTTATCGGTACCGAAGGCGTTCGGAAGTATTGGG GTTTTCATACACTCTTCTCATGATGCCTTAAAAATTGAGCAGAAGTTTTTCTATACCAACGAGGCGGTGTACTACAAAGCTGAGACGCGAGAAATTGTTGCCGAAGAtggttttgaaaa ATCTACCACAGTGGCTCAACGCAATTGCCGCTTTCCGCATGAGTCGAATTTGAagcattttgaaatttatactaAAAGCTTTTGCATGCAAGAATGTCGCCTTAATTTGgtctataaaaaatgtaaatgcatACCACATTTCTATCCGAACAGAA ttaaaaatccGAAGCCGATTTGCTCTTACACTACGCTTAAGTCCTGTGTGGCTAAAAATGCAG aATCCTTTCGCCGTTTGCATAGTTCAAGAGCTCGGAAAACTGTACATTGCCATTGTGTGGATTCCTGCTTCAACAGCATTGTGGTTGTGAAAAGTGCGGAG GTTTTAGCAAATCTCAATATCTTTCAGACTGGTTTTACTGTCGGCCTTGAGGTAACCACTTGGCCATTGGAGTTGCTGAAGCGACAAGTGATTTTTACTTTTACCGATTTGTTGG TTGCCGTTGGTGGCGCTGCTGGATTGTTCCTTGGTTTCAGCGTTTTGGGTGCCATTGAATTCTTCTACTATTTTTCACTGCGCTTATTATGGTATCTGAGAGGTTACAGATATTAA
- the LOC106625916 gene encoding gustatory and odorant receptor 21a: MSFWVKNHDGSTILDKPPRIVPLFNPGQREFLEDEQRQRIQMQKRAQEGGKSTEYYIRKQSTLDDARLLDEHDSFYKTTKSLLVLFQIMGIMPIHRNPPDNNLPRTGFSWTSRQMLYAICIFSLETFIVAMVLRARVRNFIEQPDKHFDVAIYNIIFISLLFTHFLLPVASWRHGPEVAIFKNMWTNYQYKFWRVTGSPIVFPNLYRLTWGLCIFSWALSVAVNVSQYFLQPDFEFWYTFAYYPIIAMLNCFCSLWYINCNAFGTVSEDLAKHLAITLKSNKPAEKLTEFRYLWVDLSLMMQQLGKAYSNMYGMYCLVVFFTTLTAAYGSISEIMDHGATYKEIGLFVIMFYCMSLLYIICNEAHQASRKVGLDFQTKLLNVNLIALDTASQREVQMFLLAISKTPPIMNLDDYANINRELFSSNLTFMATYLVVLLQFKITEQRGLRENQSQSNMDYGV, translated from the exons ATGAGTTTCTGGGTGAAGAATCACGACGGTTCAACGATTTTGGATAAACCACCGCGCATTGTGCCGCTCTTCAATCCCGGCCAACGGGAGTTTCTCGAAGATGAGCAACGCCAGCGTATACAAATGCAAAAGCGCGCACAAGAGGGCGGGAAATCCACCGAATACTACATCCGCAAACAATCGACGCTGGACGACGCACGTCTACTGGATGAGCACGATTCATTCTACAAGACGACGAAGAGCTTACTCGTGCTCTTCCAAATTATGGGCATAATGCCCATTCATCGCAATCCACCCGACAACAATTTGCCTCGCACAGGCTTCTCGTGGACATCGCGTCAAATGCTATACGCCATATGTATTTTCTCACTCGAAACATTTATTGTGGCGATGGTGTTGCGTGCACGGGTCAGGAACTTTATTGAGCAGCCGGACAAGCATTTCGACGTGGCGATCTATAATATTATCTTCATCAGTTTATTGTTCACGCATTTTCTGCTGCCGGTAGCGAGTTGGCGTCACGGGCCTGAAGTGGCTATCTTTAAGAATATGTGGACGAATTATCAGTATAAATTTTGGCGCGTCACTGGTTCGCCCATCGTTTTTCCCAATCTATATCGCCTCACCTGGGGTCTATGCATATTTTCGTGGGCTCTGAGCGTTGCCGTCAACGTCTCGCAGTACTTTTTGCAACCAGACTTTGAGTTTTGGTACACCTTCGCGTACTATCCCATCATAGCGATGCTGAACTGCTTCTGCAGCTTGTG gtaCATAAATTGCAACGCATTTGGCACGGTTAGCGAAGACCTTGCAAAACATTTGGCAATAACTCTCAAAAGCAACAAGCCGGCAGAAAAATTGACGGAGTTTAGATACCTATGGGTGGATCTCAGTCTCATGATGCAACAATTGG GTAAAGCATACTCCAACATGTACGGTATGTATTGCCTTGTCGTTTTTTTCACAACACTCACGGCTGCTTATGGTTCTATAAGTGAGATCATGGATCATGGTGCAACATACAAGGAGATCGGACTATTCGTAATTATGTTCTATTGCATGAGCCTGTTGTATATAATATGCAATGAGGCACATCAAGCGTCACGCAAAGTGGGCTTGGATTTCCAAACGAAATTACTCAATGTCAATTTAATTGCTTTGGATACGGCCTCGCAGCGAGAGGTGCAAATGTTTCTGCTTGCGATATCAAAGACACCGCCAATAATGAACTTGGATGATTATGCAAATATTAATCGGGAGCTGTTTTCATCG aacCTTACCTTTATGGCCACCTATTTGGTTGTACTGCTGCAATTCAAGATAACCGAACAGAGGGGTTTACGTGAAAATCAATCTCAGTCTAACATGGATTATGgcgtataa